A window from Corynebacterium urogenitale encodes these proteins:
- a CDS encoding DUF692 domain-containing protein encodes MLEDRFAHTHEAHNPRPLYRRALNDPLHGLAQLARGNTNSFAARNAPVSPIGPYLEALEQGLIRDGFLRGRTGSAVLTIWLIFTPAFVEVLAENMSVSAPDPRVVSFVRGQIPVVTHGVSLSLGSSNCPDPQTLRMLNRIAELYASPLISEHIALVRAQADPGYDSLHQEVLKAGHLLPVPLSRLQLDAMVDNVQEAKESLRVPLALEPIATLVEWPEPEIPEGRFVTELLERTDTLLVLDIANVWANATNHGRDPLSDILAMPLDRIAYCHIAGGRWTEHMYHGTHADPVIRAVLELAEAVLAEVGPLPLMLERDDNFPPRAEHFAELHALADVA; translated from the coding sequence TTGTTGGAGGATCGCTTCGCCCACACACACGAGGCTCATAACCCACGCCCGCTGTACCGCAGAGCGCTCAATGATCCACTTCACGGGTTGGCACAATTGGCCCGTGGAAACACGAATTCCTTTGCGGCGCGTAACGCGCCGGTGTCGCCGATTGGCCCGTACCTCGAGGCTTTAGAGCAGGGTCTTATCCGAGACGGATTCCTTCGTGGAAGGACTGGTAGTGCGGTGCTCACCATCTGGCTCATTTTCACCCCAGCCTTCGTTGAAGTGCTTGCAGAAAACATGTCAGTCAGTGCACCTGATCCGCGCGTGGTGTCTTTTGTCCGAGGCCAGATACCAGTGGTCACTCACGGGGTCTCACTGTCCCTCGGGTCTTCGAACTGCCCGGATCCTCAGACGCTGAGAATGCTCAATAGGATCGCGGAACTGTACGCGTCGCCCCTGATCAGCGAGCATATTGCGCTAGTCCGCGCTCAGGCAGACCCAGGCTACGACTCCCTGCACCAGGAGGTGCTGAAGGCAGGTCACCTGCTGCCAGTGCCACTATCCCGGCTGCAATTGGACGCGATGGTGGATAACGTGCAGGAAGCGAAAGAGTCTCTGCGTGTGCCTTTGGCCTTGGAACCTATCGCCACTCTCGTGGAATGGCCGGAGCCGGAGATCCCGGAAGGAAGATTCGTCACGGAACTGCTGGAGCGCACGGACACCCTGTTGGTGTTAGACATTGCCAACGTCTGGGCTAATGCCACTAACCATGGCCGAGATCCGTTGAGCGATATCCTCGCCATGCCGCTGGACCGTATCGCCTACTGCCACATCGCTGGAGGCAGGTGGACTGAGCACATGTACCACGGCACACACGCTGACCCTGTGATTCGTGCGGTTCTGGAACTAGCGGAGGCGGTCTTAGCCGAGGTTGGTCCGCTGCCCCTGATGTTAGAGCGAGACGATAACTTTCCGCCTCGGGCGGAGCATTTCGCAGAACTGCATGCCCTCGCGGATGTCGCTTAG
- a CDS encoding amidohydrolase family protein — protein MILASGPLLAATGRVTDARSLGEAGRAQLTTEEMAAICEEAHNAGKVVAAHVQGETDLLAALRAGVNTIEHGCTLSPEAVELFHDNPKALQGRSFLVPTLCAALPFADLDQS, from the coding sequence ATGATTTTGGCCTCGGGTCCGCTTCTGGCTGCAACCGGCCGAGTGACCGACGCACGCTCCTTGGGTGAGGCAGGACGAGCACAGCTCACCACCGAGGAAATGGCGGCCATCTGCGAAGAGGCACACAATGCCGGCAAGGTCGTCGCCGCTCACGTACAGGGCGAGACCGACCTGCTAGCTGCGCTGCGGGCCGGAGTGAACACGATAGAGCACGGCTGCACTCTTTCGCCGGAAGCAGTAGAGCTATTCCACGACAACCCGAAGGCACTTCAAGGACGCTCCTTCTTGGTGCCTACCCTATGCGCAGCATTACCTTTCGCCGATCTGGACCAGTCGTAA
- a CDS encoding amidohydrolase family protein, whose protein sequence is MKGNGEKIFRGMVEELQGALEHDVALGIGNDSAMTYLTHYDFWRELEAWTMYGGLSRAHVLNVTTQGNADMLGLTSKGRIEPGKEICCFTCAAAEGGVHPEEVELNPLRLGTQHSR, encoded by the coding sequence GTGAAAGGCAACGGCGAGAAGATTTTCCGCGGTATGGTCGAAGAGCTTCAAGGTGCGCTCGAACACGACGTGGCTCTCGGCATCGGTAATGACTCCGCGATGACGTACCTGACGCACTATGACTTCTGGCGCGAGTTGGAAGCATGGACCATGTACGGCGGACTCTCGAGGGCGCACGTGCTTAACGTCACCACTCAAGGCAACGCCGACATGTTGGGGCTCACTTCTAAAGGTCGCATCGAGCCAGGTAAGGAGATCTGCTGCTTTACTTGTGCAGCTGCTGAAGGAGGCGTGCATCCAGAGGAAGTTGAACTGAACCCTTTGCGGTTGGGTACACAACACAGCCGGTGA
- a CDS encoding DUF6764 family protein — MSISTVLRRTGIALAFVAGTTAAGVGTAGAATVDSPLPQPTVGKVKLAGALPNQNAENGKASATATNAIALGASVDGGKAVTKASGFGAPAAIAVGPNSHAEAWGNKFGLALAIAGPNSTVKVSGKAPAYCEGEWGLAGDFQTLTGCVVYPTAKGSVQLPLDARLLQQLHK; from the coding sequence ATGAGCATCTCTACTGTTCTTCGTCGTACCGGCATCGCTCTCGCTTTCGTCGCAGGTACTACCGCCGCCGGCGTGGGTACCGCGGGAGCGGCCACCGTCGACTCTCCACTCCCTCAGCCAACCGTCGGTAAGGTCAAGCTAGCGGGTGCGTTGCCTAACCAGAACGCAGAAAACGGCAAAGCCTCGGCCACCGCAACCAACGCCATTGCTCTAGGCGCATCCGTTGATGGCGGCAAGGCTGTCACCAAGGCTTCCGGATTCGGTGCCCCTGCAGCAATCGCAGTGGGGCCTAACTCCCACGCAGAGGCTTGGGGAAATAAGTTTGGCCTAGCGCTGGCGATCGCTGGTCCAAACAGCACCGTGAAGGTTAGCGGTAAGGCACCGGCATATTGTGAGGGCGAATGGGGACTGGCCGGTGACTTCCAGACTCTCACCGGCTGTGTTGTGTACCCAACCGCAAAGGGTTCAGTTCAACTTCCTCTGGATGCACGCCTCCTTCAGCAGCTGCACAAGTAA
- the ychF gene encoding redox-regulated ATPase YchF translates to MTLTLGIVGLPNVGKSTLFNALTRNDVLAANYPFATIEPNVGLVELPDPRLNRLAEIFGSERILPATVSFVDIAGIVKGASDGEGMGNAFLANIREADAICQVVRAFSDDNVIHVDGRVDPSADISVIETELILADLQTIEKALPRLEKEARKNKELTEQVEGAKKAQEILEDGRTLSSAAAKGEIELATVRDLHLMTAKPFLYVFNSDEAVLTDEEKKNELRELVAPADCVFLDAATEAELLELDDEEAAELLASVGQDEPGLQTLAKAGFDTLGLQTYLTAGPKESRAWTIRKGSTAPQAAGVIHTDFERGFIKAEIVAFEDLDELGSMAEARAHGKVRQEGKDYVMADGDVVEFKFNV, encoded by the coding sequence GTGACTCTTACTCTCGGAATCGTTGGTCTGCCAAATGTTGGCAAGTCCACCTTGTTTAATGCCCTGACTCGTAACGACGTGCTCGCAGCGAACTATCCGTTCGCCACCATTGAGCCAAATGTTGGTCTGGTGGAGCTACCGGATCCGCGCCTGAACCGTCTGGCAGAGATCTTCGGTTCGGAGCGGATTCTCCCAGCCACTGTGTCCTTCGTGGACATCGCGGGCATCGTGAAGGGAGCATCCGATGGCGAGGGTATGGGCAATGCGTTTCTCGCCAACATCCGCGAGGCTGACGCGATCTGCCAGGTCGTCCGTGCCTTTTCCGACGACAATGTGATCCACGTAGACGGTCGTGTTGATCCATCCGCAGACATCTCCGTGATTGAGACTGAGCTCATCCTGGCCGACCTGCAAACCATCGAAAAGGCGCTGCCGCGCTTGGAGAAGGAAGCCCGTAAGAATAAGGAGCTGACTGAGCAGGTCGAGGGCGCCAAGAAGGCGCAGGAGATTTTGGAAGATGGGCGGACGCTATCGTCCGCGGCTGCCAAGGGTGAGATTGAGCTCGCAACGGTTCGTGATCTGCACCTGATGACCGCCAAGCCATTCCTCTACGTCTTCAATTCCGATGAGGCCGTGTTGACGGATGAGGAGAAGAAGAACGAGCTGCGTGAGTTGGTGGCGCCGGCGGATTGTGTGTTCCTCGATGCGGCGACCGAGGCGGAGCTGCTTGAGCTCGACGACGAGGAGGCCGCTGAGCTGCTGGCGTCCGTGGGGCAGGATGAGCCTGGTCTGCAGACGCTGGCCAAGGCGGGTTTCGACACCCTAGGTCTGCAGACCTACCTGACCGCGGGGCCTAAGGAGTCCCGTGCATGGACGATCCGCAAGGGTTCCACAGCCCCCCAGGCGGCAGGTGTGATCCACACAGATTTCGAGCGCGGCTTCATTAAAGCCGAGATCGTAGCCTTCGAGGACCTTGATGAGCTCGGCTCGATGGCCGAGGCTCGGGCTCACGGCAAGGTCCGCCAGGAGGGCAAGGACTACGTGATGGCTGACGGGGACGTCGTGGAGTTCAAGTTCAACGTGTGA